DNA sequence from the Nicotiana tomentosiformis chromosome 3, ASM39032v3, whole genome shotgun sequence genome:
AATGTCTTCCGGCGGCGAGTGGGAGCTCGTGGAGGGTCTTCTGACGGAGATATTTTTATGGGTTGGTCGCCGGAGGCCGATATActtcgtggtggtgttggtttttgcacaacactgacgaAAAAtggctttatttttttttttaactgcGGCAGACCTGTGTTTGCTGGAAAAAAGACTTTCGGTTGACTGACTTCTCTTCCCGGagtcgctggaatttatgcacagcgataaatCTCTCACGATTGCTCTGATACTATGTGataaagcacgggagaaaatatataattgatattagatactcaatacaatacaagaggtccttatttatagctatactctACAAGGACATATTACTcctattccaatgtgggacaagactacattatgtacatatctgtaaactaaaaAAGATGTCACACATCATATTGGGGCGGTATAGAttaaatggagactcgcttccggtgttttgtgtgacaagaaggtgccaccgaaacataaaggtaagttctacaaagtggtggtcagaccgacaatgttgtatggggctgagtgttggccagtcaagatcgctcagaagatgaaggtagcagagatgaggatgttgagatggatgtgcgggcacaccaggttagataggatcagaaatgagattattcgcgacaaggtgggtgtggcccctattgaggacaaaatgcgggaagcgcgacttaggtggtttggtcatgtgaggaggaggagcacagacgtcccggtgaggaggtgtgagaggttgacattggagggcctacagagaggtagaggtaggccaaagacgaggtggggagaggtgattaggcaagacatggcgcagcttcagctgaccgaaaacatgacccttgataagaaggtatggaggtcgaggattagggtagtaaagtaggtagtctagattgttcataacagtagtattggcacgcagtatcgctttctgttggtagcaGGTTTtaatgactaaccgttgttttcttttattgttgatcaccttactatcttgttgtttttattctgctttttaTGGCTTTTTGGTGTTGTCCCTtattgtctatattttcattaatgtggtgcttatgctttcctgagccgagggtctattggaaacagcttctttatcctcacaaggtaggggtaaggtctgcgtacacactaccctccccagaccccacggtgtgggatattactgggtatgttgttgttgttgttgaaagcAACAGGACATGTTTGTTACCGAAAGCAATCACATGTCAGGCAGTAAATAATATCCACATTTTTAATCAGCAAGGTAAATTCCATCAATGAACAGCACTAGAAGGTGCTAAGATATGTACAGAGGATCAGCCagcagaaaaagaaaaggaaaaaaatcgTATGGTCCATTGATCCTATCTATCCTAGAAAAGATTCTATGCCGTCCAACACATTTTCAGCACCAAGGGATACAAAATGAAATTGTTAAAGGATAGAAAGCAATAATATAAAATGGTGGATCAAGGATGAACGGTCATTTCGCTTACCAGCTAAAATACCACCAGGAACAACTGGTGGGGCAATCTCTGCATGCAAGGATACATTTCCACTGAAAAGTAACATCAGAAACTGATCATTAGATAACTCTGCCTAAGCGGTTAAAAAGTATGACCAATATAACTTAATAAAAGAGATATTTAAGGGAGATATCAGTTCAATCCAAAATAGTTCTTTTTCAATTTTTGACTCCTTATACTTGAATTAAGAACAATATAGTTGTGAGCTAcggaaaaaaaaggaagaagaaccaAACAATAGTGATCCAAGCCATCAGGAAGAATGAAATTTTCCATTCATGTGAGTATGTGACCTTTTCAAAAAAGGGGGGGACCAATGGATTCTTGTCCTGGAATTAGGGATGTAGATAACAAGTCACATCCCAATCCAAAGAACAGAAAAATGACGATAAACTGATCGCCAACCTTTTGAATTCATAAAACGCAAGATAGCAAAACCAAATTCAGTTAGTGCCAACAGTTGGAAGTGTCCATTTCACCACAAAGGGACCTATTGGATGAACCATGGATGAAAAATACTTCAAATGATGGTCAATTCAGTGAATCTGATGGTAACATTCTGTTCATTAAAGAGAGAAAAACATACCAAAATGGATTGTAGTATATTGTCATAGAGGTCTCAATTAAACTCAGTTGCATACATAGAGGAGAAATAAAGCGatttattttgctttgcaaagaGCCATCAAAATTTCTTTTCTCCCTCTGCACCATCCAATAAGCTGCACGACGCTGGTAAGGTCTAAGCTTAGGAAGCAAACCAGGGAGGTTATCGTCCAGCATCGGCTCCTCCCTGCAGGAAATATCATGAATGCATAGCCAAGTATGAGGAAATTTGTAGCATAGCCAACATAAATATAAACTTTATGTCAAACACTCACTTTGATGGCTTAATAGCTTCATAGAAACTAGCTACATCAAACCTAGAACATTTCCTTGAAGCAGAACTTTCAGCCAGCCCTGAAGCTAGACCAACATCTGAATGTGCTGCCACCTCGTATCCATATCTAGCCTCTGAAGTCACAACCTCTGGACGTAGCCAAGCCATCACATGCATCATGCTCTTTTTCCATAGCTGTCTGGATGTATCAAGAAGTGACTCACACGCGTCAAATGCACTTCTTAAAATCTCCACCCTCAACCGTATAGATGCTAAACAACTTGGAACAATATGCCCCGTAACAGGCCTCAACGTCAAGAATTTCAAACTAGCCAAATGGACTAGCCCCGATATACCTTCATCAGGTCCATCAAAATTTCCCTCCACCAACACAACATTTTCCTCCAAACCCTCCTTCTCCTTTTTCACTACAATTTCCAAACATATACTACTAGCAGGGAATACAGGCCAATGACCTAACTTTATCCTATTAAGATACTCATCAACATTACTCACCCTAAACCTCAATATATACCTCGAATCCCGGTAAAACTCCTCATCCAATACATAGTGACAAAACTCTTCACTAACATTCAAGTCAGATAAAACAATTTCAGAAATATCCATATGTTCATCAGACAACCAATTAGACCTGTCAATTTCAACGAAAAATGGCACGTCAACTTCAAAAGACACATCTTTTTTCGCAGTTTCAGCATCATTTTTGCCGTTTGATTGCCCATTAGGAACTTCTCCTTCCAAAATTCCTACTGAACGATTTGGCTTAGATTTCCTTCGACCCATTGCTGCAAAAAGCACAGAAATAGTACAAAAGAACAATGTGATTATAAAATAATACTAATTGAAGAACCTGTACATATAGCAATGACAATTGAAGAGTTGTGAAATGAACTTATGTGAGCTACTCACTCTAATGGAACAGATAGTTTCATAATTCAATGGCTTCTCAGAAAACTGATAGCAGTGAAatcagtttttttcttttttaaagagAAATAGGCTACATAATTTCTGAGGTgaaatttgtggaaatttgaaaaaataacTGAAGggtgaaaagagaaatagaaaaagGGACAAAGAGTGAAACCTCAAATTCCCGCGAGTAGAAACGTTGAGCTTCGAGTTGTAAGAGGAGGTTCGAAAACCTTTGATTGATTTGTTTCCGTACTGGGGGCTAAAGTGACGGCACTGTTCACAAAAATCTCGAATGTAACCGACTTTGTCTTTTTAGTGTCTTTCCTATACGTCTCGTAACCGCCTGTAATGCTACCCTATAAGGGTATTCTAATCAtttcatattttaaaaataagGAGACTGGTAAAAGAAACGAGAAAATAACAAAATGGTCTACTATATCTGCGTGTAGGTTCAAAATAGTCCTTTAAAGATAATTTTGAGCAGTTAGCCCCTTGAATGTTTCAAAAGTGATAATGTTTAGTCTTTGTCAAATCTTTGACAAAttcttagtgggcgtttggacataaaaaatgtaaaatttcgaaaaaaataaatttttttttaaataaaaatggtatttaaaaattagagttgtgcttggacatgaatataattttaacagttttttattttttgtgagTGATccgaagtgaaaattttgaaaaataatttttttgagtttttaaaattttcaaaaaaattctgaaatttatcCTTAAGTGAAAATCGAAAATTTCATGGCCACActgattttcaaaaataaaataaaataagtgatCTTTTTTTATGGCCTAACGAGTCCTTAAGTATCTAGTTGTTCGATTTAAAGGAACTCACATTTGGAGGTGTAGTTTTCACTATAGTGatctaatttttatttttattttgagtttgatgCAATTCTCTTAGGTATAAGTTTTGTTATCTTTGCTCTATTTTTCGTACTTGGCGCAATTTTTAGTATAGTTATTTTAAATTTGATaagaaaaattcaaatattttcaCTATCCAtgttaaatataattaaaatttattaaataattaataaatacaaaaGGGACCTTTAAAGCAGTTGGGTATAACAATGAAGACTCGAGGAACATGCATCAATTCTCTATTAATAAGCTTTTATAACGAATTGAGATGAGAATTTCAGAAAGTTAGTTGAAAGATAATATCCCGTAACAACTATGGTTATTCTTAATGGATTTTTGTGCTACAATTGGTAGCTCATGGAAGGATGTACACAAAGGACAAGTTTTTAAAATGGTGTATTGTTCAGGAGCTAATATGCCCTTTTATGTGACAGTGAAAATGAATCTACGAAGCACTTATTTTTCAAGTGTGCTTATCCTGCTGAATTATGGAGTAGACTGGTTTCAAAGAGCACCAATAGCACCAATAGAATGTGGTCATTAACTCAATTATGCAGTCACAAATGCAAAAGGAAAAATGTAAAAGCTAAAAtctacaaaatagtgatatctaCGAGTGTCTATTACGCAAGAGAGGAATCAAAGAATCTTTCAAGGAAATACAGAAGCATTGATGTTATCAGCAATCTAATTGTCAAAGACATCCATTTCAGAGGAAATTGGTGAACAGTTGagatttttgaatttttacccCTAAGTTGTTAATGTAAATATGCAAATAGGGGGTGGTGGGAGAGGTAGTTGCTAGCAATTGTAGGAAGCTGAGGTTGTTCAgcttttcttttttgtattttgtattgTTTGTATATATTTTTTCCCTGGTAAATGAAATGTATAGTTATCAAAAAGATAATAATTTTATGAAAAcaaaaaatattcacttcttacCAACTTAAAGAACTAAAACTAATAAAGTCAGAGTTTGATTAAAAATttataaagacaaaaatattagggTGCATAAGAATAATGTTGAATATAGTGTATTAGTAGTGTTGATATTAGTTATGCTTGCAATTGTTGTGTTGACATTAGTTATGCTGACATATTTCTTATCCATTGTTTGGTTTGATGTATTAAAAGCATTGCACAATTTCTAAAAGAATTGTTTGTATACAATAATACTCTCATAACCAGTCCAtcactttatttttttaaaagaaacatatgATGATgaatgtttttatatgaaaaaggttttaaaaaaattatttgatttgtctaTCTATATTGTAGTATCGaactaattatttatttataaaaaaaattatgctAAGTTATTTATCTACTagggatataattttatttctcaCTTTCTTGGATTATTTGGCAAAGaaagtttgaattaaaaaaataaaaggaaaacgaGTTGATTACAAGTTCGTTCCAGTACATAGTAGTAGAGTACAGATTTATAAATTTACAATGAAGAAATTAGTATAGATATAAATAGCGGGGGCAATTTCAGTATTAAACTTTACATCAGACTTGCATTAATATAATAGCATACTTTAATCAAGCATAAATTTTGAAGGGCAATTTCGTCTGTAGctaagctaatgcatgcattacaTTCTATTGCATTATTAATACCATGATTTAGTCATGCACAAGATAATACCCAATATGGTGTATAACTAATGTTTAAGTTCAAAGAGCGTATAAAATAAGGTGTTATTAATAGAGAAAGTTAATGCATATCCTACCAAACGACATATTTTATATGTCACTCTAAACCTACCCTAAACATAAGGGATCATTTTTGATAATTTTTACCGGTAAATGAAACAAACGGCATAGGGCTTTAGGGTTTTGCACTGTGTTTCCAATTGGGCAAGAAAAACAAGTCAAGAAGGGTCTCAAAAATCAAAATCGGTGAAGAAATGGGAGGGGGAAGGAAGAATTTGAAGAGGGCCGTCGAAGAAGAATTTTTCACTCTTCAACAGGGCCAAAGCATTATGCAGGTTGTGGACCTTCGAGGTTCCAACCTTATTCAAGTATGAAAAACCGTACtaatttcttcctttttttctgtgtatgtgtgtgtgttctAGAGTAGTTGTTTTGGTTTTTTAATGAATTGATActgaatttttagtttttttttttttttaatttttgaaggTGATGGATGCGAAAGGGGAAACATCAATAGCAATATTTCCAGCGAAATTTCAGAAAAGCATGTGGATAAAAAGAGGTTTGCTTTGGTATTTCCTATCCTAAATTTTTGGGGATTTATTATGGTTGTTGATTTCATGCCTTTATTTTTGGCATTGAAAGAATAATGTGAGTGTTTTCCTTTGTGTTTTGTATCTTTTTTCCTCAATGAATAGGCAATTTTGTTGTGGTTGATGAGAGAGGAAGAGAGGAAGCTGTCGAGTCAGGTAGAAAAGTGGGATGTGTTGTTACGCAGGTACTCTATTATGAACAAGTCCGTGTGCTTCAAAAGTCACCTGAATGGTGAGACTCTATAATTCAAGCACCTCTTTTTCGCCCCCTTTTTCAGTTCTAATGAAAGGGGGAGGAGATTATTCTTTTAAAAAATCTGTTCTTGACTGGGAAAGGAAAAAAGTAGGGTCATACTGCTCGATGAGCCTATTGTTGTAAATCTCTAGTGGAATGGATACATTATTATAACTTGTGAACTTGCAGCTCGAACATTTACAAAGGATTTTGGGATTGAAAATTGATCACTGATGTCTGGAAACAGAAGATATGATATTTGGCTTTTTAACTGTCAAGTGGGCTGTAGGGGTCTACtccattttgaatttttgtgtttttacATCCACCCGAAGAATAGATCTTGACCTTCCTCTAGTAAGTCTCTAGGTTGTTCCTTACAGTATATGTCGATCGGCTTAGAAGAAAAAGGCTCTCAGTAACTACTCTGCTGAGCGTGTGTTTTACTAATGGTTGATTTCACATAGTTGGACATTTATGTTTGAACATGCTATCTGTAATTGATAGATTGCTCTGTATACTTCCCATGTATATATGCAATAGTTGGTTAATTTTTGTAGACGCCACCCCTAGGTGAAACTATTTTATCATAACTACCTCCTATCGCCCCTCCTGACTGAGATACTGACTTCAATCCTCTGAGTGTTGTCTGATTGGTTGTGAGAGTCTACATCTGAATGCTCCTCTCCTACCATGAGCTCCCCTCCCCCCAAATAGTTTTCGTTCAGAAATTTTCTTATGTATGCAATACTCTGTGCACAGGCCAGAGGTCTTCAAATCCACAACAGTAGAGAGTTCAAAACAGGATACGCAATCAGATAATAATACCCAGATGGATGAGAATGAAGACTCAAGTGATGATGATGGACTCCCTCCATTAGAAGCCAATACAAATAGATTAAATCCATTTCAACAGGAGTCCGAGACAGAATCTGATTCAGATACTGATTCCTGATCCATGCTTTCGGACATTCATGGCACCATAAATGATGCCTTCATTTTTGCGGATGAAGTTGGTTGTAAAGACATTGCTGTCTTTGAATGCTATTGATTGTAAATCTGCTTGCAATTGAATCAATGTCTCTGTTATACTAGTTAATATGTCAAGCCCACATCTGGAGTGAGTAAACTTCTGAAGTTCCACATTAGAATTTTCTAAAATCATTATGCTGGCATGGTTTTTCCAATGCTATTATGTTTGATGGGATGTTCTTCTATATTGAAATTATACGTAGGCATACTTAGTTTGGAATTAACTCCTGATTTAAGGTGAATGAGCACGTAGCAAGGTCGATTGGCTTTTTACCTTTTTTTGATAAATAATCAACTCTTCGTTTATGTCTTCTTTCTTAATGAATTTATGATTTAGCTGCTCCCTGCTCAGAAAAGCACTAGAAAGAACAATCGTGATGGCATTCCCATGATACATACTTCAGGAAAAAGGGTATGGATAAGAAGACGGAATTGCAAGTTTTGAGTATTCATTTCAATTTTCCAACGTCCTTGAGTTCTGTTAAATCCTGAGAATTATGTCCAATCTAATCCTTGGTCAGGTGGAAAGTTAAAGCAAAGGACACGgaaatatttatttcatattttcttcacGACTGGTTGTTTACTTGCTTTTAGCCTGGAATCCTGGATCTTCCAagtaaattaattaaaataaagaaaatattatgCTTTAAATGTAATTAGCAGATAATCTCTACGTACATTAGTAGTACTTAGAGCTTGTTTGGCcgtccaaaagtatttttttgtgataaaaattactttttttttttgaaaatgtaGTGTGTTTGGCCAAGATGGAGAAGTGTTTTTGAGCAGCAGTGGAAACAGTTTTTCTACTTTTGGGAAAAAGCTATAAATTCTACCTACTTCCAAAAAGCAGaagcaaaaaaatattttttaaagacGAAAGTATCCTtactataaatttatatttttgaaattatccttcattaatttatttttgaaattatccttcattaatttaactttttttttaattccttTTTGTTTCTACTATCCCCTTTTTTAAtcgtatttttatttttgtttcctCCTATTCTCTTTGAAATAGTCTCTAATATAAATAGATCTCTTATGAAGCAAATTTTAGTTTATATTGAATGATTATATTTTGATATACTTGAATCATCATCTATACACTAAGTAATATCGGATATCCAATATTATTTCTTTGGAtaactatattttatattaattaagatctttaatatatatttttactttattttttatattttaattaaagaaaacaaaagattaaattattttataataactatttaaatttatttctcTCTTGTAAATAATGGAGTACTATTTATAAACTGAACATTTAATATCAtttttcgtaatttgatactcaaGTACTTTTATTGGCCaaattttttttgtttaaaatattgcaaaaagtacttctcaaatgaattggtcaaacacaaactaaaattcttcaaaaatacttttttgaaaaatacttttcagtaaaaatatttttcaaaatagacAATTTTTTACATTGGCCAAACGGGCTCCAATTAAGAGGACTTTTGAGGAATCCAGAATTGCATATCAAATTTGAGGATCAACGAGGCTAATAAGGAATAGGTGTAGGGAGAACATTTTTCTCTTAGGAATTTTCCAAAGCGTCCTATTTTACAACGTTATTCCATACTTTACTCGTACATTGGTATATATGGAGGAAAAATGTTTCTATGAAGAAAAACAATTAAGTCATAGTAAATGTATATATTGAAGAGTCATTATTTGAATCGTTCTTCGATGTTTTGTTGATTTAAAAAAGTATGTGATGTAGTAGTTAATATAAAGTAGGGAAAATGGCCAAAAATGTCTCTCAACTATGAGAGTATGTTCTTATCACTAGTGAATTTCTTCATATTTGTTCTTTAattataagaaataaaataaatttgtccTTTGTTTGATTTTAATCCAAAATATAACCTTATCATGAGTGGATTGGTTCATGTTTTTCCCTCAAAACTAACATAATTTTAATTCATAAATCGTTGTCATAACGGTATTCCTAAATATGCATTTCCCAAACGGTCTTTAACATAAATTTGAATATTTCTGCTGAATAGACACTTTGTTCACAAACAGGCATTTGCACACCTGTTTGAAACTCTAATTCGTTGGTTATAAATTCAGATGCTTGAACCTCTTTTTCACACATTGAAATCACTGAAAATCTGCAAAACTCTCCCCTCTCTTTTCAGTATTCCTGCATCATTTCCAAAAATAAAAGCACGTGTCCAATGTGTGATCTGCTTCATAATTTTGGATTCTCCGAAATTTTATAATTTGAAGTGTTGCTATTGCATATAGTTTTCACAATTACATGTTAtattatattgttttattattctaaatataatatttatttttattgtaacttaaattattttgtttggTAATTAATTAGCTTTATTACCAAATTGCAACATATGTACAATACACAAAAAAACTGCTTGTTGGACATTATGTTCCAACAGTCAGTCATAGCTCAAAAGAAACAACATGCCAAACAAACAAAAGCTACTCAAATCAAACTATTGTAGGTAACTATTAAATCCCTCAAGCCACTTTGGAACTTTTGTTTTCACGGCACCTCTGTAATGGATCTCAGTATAATTTGCCTAATTAGAATCTCAGTATTTTGCTTTGTAACtttaattttattgtattgtataATTAAATTCGTCTTAGATAATGACAAAATCTTACTATGACGGTGATGCAGTATGGGATGAGATCCGCagatttagcccgtcatgctatatgattggttcccactgagagagaCAGGATcgggaggttcattgatggcctcaactatggcctACATTACAGTATGGCTTGAGAGGCCAAGACGAATactaggtttgaccaggtggtcaAGATTGTCAGGCGCTTGGAGTCGGTTCGCAGGCTCTTTTGCGAGGAGCGGGAGGGAAAGAGTCCCCGTGTTTCAGTGGTACCTCATACGGAGGTCAATCACATCACAGTAGAGGTCGTCCTTacaggcccgctcagatggctcgtcagGTTCCTCGTGGTGCATTAGCTAGCCACTATTCTTATAACACTCATCCAGTTCAGTCGTCTTTCATTGCACTTCCAGCTCAAAGCTCGTATCGTGCTCCATCAGTCTAGGATTCATTGGTACTAGGTTCTTCCAGTGGTTATTCTATTTCTCGGGGTCCAATTCAGGCCCCATCATCATTTCCAGCTCGAGGTTGTTACGACTGTGGAAAGTTGGGGCATGTGAGGAAGTATTATCCCCGTCACTACATAGGTCTAGTGCAGTAGGGAGGCCAGTCTATGACCcctgcaccagttgctacaccaccccCTCAGCCTGCTCAGGGTGGAGGTCGTGCGGGTCGAGGacgccttagagggggaggtcagatAGGTGGTAGTCAGGCTCGATCCTATGCTTTTTTCGCTaggccagaggcagttgcttACGACGCTGTGTTCACAAGTATTGATTCAGTATGCCACATAGATgatttagtattatttgatcccggttccacttattcatacgtgtcatcgtactttgctcgttatttggatacaCCCTGTGATTCTTTATTTACACATTTTATGTATCTATaccagtgggtgattctattattgtggactgtgtaaTTGGTCGTGTGTGGTGGCTATTGGTGGATTAGATACAAGAGTTGATCTTTTGctacttagcatggttgattttgactcgattttaggcatggattgatTTTCACCATGTCACgctattctggattatcacgccaagaccatgaccttggcgatgccagggttgcctagggttgagtggattccctagattatgttcccaataaagtgatttcatatttgaaggttcAACGGATGGTTAAGAAGAGATGTCTGGCATATTTGACCTTTGTGAGGGAtgctagtgttgatactcctaccattgagtctgttccagtagtgagagacttttcagatgtgtttcctgcagacctgccgggtattgcaccctatttttcactagtcaaaacaagattcaactactgatttctctgttgttgatgaaagagagtcgccg
Encoded proteins:
- the LOC104104949 gene encoding uncharacterized protein; translation: MGGGRKNLKRAVEEEFFTLQQGQSIMQVVDLRGSNLIQVMDAKGETSIAIFPAKFQKSMWIKRGNFVVVDERGREEAVESGRKVGCVVTQVLYYEQVRVLQKSPEWPEVFKSTTVESSKQDTQSDNNTQMDENEDSSDDDGLPPLEANTNRLNPFQQESETESDSDTDS